One region of Skermanella mucosa genomic DNA includes:
- a CDS encoding calcium-binding protein, with amino-acid sequence MTGEYAGAGESRSGIPDRIVPLGISAPELQEMIEDAPAGATIRFQAGRYEFSSKIEIRRGDIALEGAGIGRTMLEWSFPPGSGDNALEFVGGTAGPAFKLASDAKASDRTIRIRGENAVRPGAVRPGDAIHLSQPNDDAYFDAIGFRRDAVKPWMFKFPLRETLAVVEKVEGSLISLSLPVGFDYSAGSAAAKRLDLLAGVSISDMTITYAYGRADPLSWGKETLPDFKMHTYALRLDGLRGPRLRNIHVQDAASGAFGFYRTYGLDGERLSSDGAHNKKGGQGYAVHLGTVFASRLRDLSDRGMRHSVTFHSWSANAYNDISIDFTDRDVNFHGGRSHHNQVLVKRSDVYDGHGMWIPAVYWNMDGERWGPPSDVRTNRVTFENAVGGRNKDDLLIAAAGGARLDGKSGNNILVAGPGDDVLSGGSGADTFVICADGSHDTIVNFDPKTDILAVCDAGRQAGRSGVTALAVAKLASGVAGDGGIRGGDGGKSPEAAYRTKNGTRVDLGKAGGGTVDIENASPSDLRILDTRDLPEAVKRMGLF; translated from the coding sequence CGGAGCTTCAGGAGATGATCGAGGACGCCCCGGCCGGGGCGACGATCCGGTTTCAGGCCGGGCGCTATGAATTCTCGTCCAAGATCGAGATCAGGCGCGGCGACATCGCCCTGGAGGGGGCGGGGATCGGCAGGACCATGCTGGAGTGGAGTTTCCCGCCGGGATCGGGCGACAATGCCTTGGAATTCGTCGGCGGAACCGCCGGCCCCGCGTTCAAGCTGGCTTCGGACGCGAAGGCGTCGGACCGCACCATCCGGATCCGGGGCGAGAACGCGGTCCGGCCCGGAGCGGTCCGGCCCGGAGATGCGATCCACCTGTCCCAGCCCAATGACGATGCCTATTTCGACGCGATCGGCTTTCGGCGGGACGCGGTCAAGCCGTGGATGTTCAAGTTTCCCTTGAGGGAGACTCTGGCCGTGGTGGAGAAGGTCGAGGGGAGCCTGATCAGCCTTAGCCTTCCCGTGGGGTTCGACTATTCGGCGGGCTCCGCGGCGGCGAAGCGGCTGGACCTGCTGGCAGGCGTTTCCATCTCGGACATGACGATCACCTATGCCTACGGACGGGCGGACCCGCTGAGCTGGGGCAAGGAGACGCTTCCGGACTTCAAGATGCATACCTATGCGCTTCGGCTGGACGGGCTGAGGGGACCGCGCCTCAGGAACATCCATGTCCAGGATGCCGCCAGCGGGGCGTTCGGCTTCTACAGGACCTATGGCCTGGACGGCGAGCGGCTTTCGTCCGACGGCGCGCACAACAAGAAGGGCGGGCAGGGCTACGCCGTCCATCTCGGGACGGTCTTCGCCAGCCGGCTGCGCGACCTTTCGGACCGGGGAATGCGGCACAGCGTGACCTTCCACAGCTGGTCGGCCAATGCCTACAACGACATTTCGATCGATTTCACCGACCGGGACGTCAACTTCCACGGGGGCAGGAGCCATCACAACCAGGTGCTGGTGAAAAGGTCGGATGTCTATGACGGACACGGAATGTGGATTCCGGCGGTCTACTGGAACATGGACGGCGAACGCTGGGGGCCGCCGTCCGACGTGCGAACGAACCGCGTGACGTTCGAGAACGCCGTCGGCGGGCGCAACAAGGACGATCTGCTGATCGCGGCCGCCGGCGGTGCCCGGCTGGATGGAAAGTCCGGAAACAATATCCTGGTGGCCGGACCTGGCGACGACGTCCTGTCGGGCGGTTCGGGAGCCGACACCTTCGTCATCTGCGCCGACGGCAGCCACGACACCATCGTCAACTTCGACCCAAAAACCGATATCCTTGCCGTCTGCGATGCCGGCCGGCAGGCAGGCCGGTCGGGCGTGACCGCCCTCGCCGTAGCCAAGCTCGCCTCCGGCGTGGCGGGGGACGGCGGGATCCGCGGGGGAGACGGCGGGAAGAGCCCCGAGGCGGCGTACCGGACGAAGAACGGCACGCGGGTCGACCTGGGAAAGGCCGGGGGAGGGACGGTCGATATCGAGAATGCCAGCCCGTCCGACCTGCGCATCCTCGATACGCGCGATCTTCCCGAGGCCGTGAAGCGGATGGGACTGTTCTGA
- a CDS encoding beta-1,6-N-acetylglucosaminyltransferase — translation MARMLQALSHDGASFFVHIDRKVTIDPFVAAVSDRGLSAYFVPDRQDVLWGGYSMVQATVDTLAAALSAGPHDYYILLSGSDYPIRSTGDLLAELGEARHEYINRHRMPADHVGKPISRLQHPYRATRDPRKPQARIINGFLRLLPKQDYKKVLGELEPHGGSQWWCLSEPCIRYILQFIDSRPEFVSFFRTVKIPDEIMFHTILSRSPFEDRVKPALMFTTWEQKGMSPRTLTAAQIPQLRESGKFFARKFDLDADPGIFDLIDSQLRR, via the coding sequence ATGGCGAGAATGCTGCAGGCCCTCAGCCATGACGGAGCGTCCTTCTTCGTCCACATCGACAGAAAGGTGACGATCGATCCCTTCGTGGCGGCCGTCAGCGACCGGGGATTGAGCGCGTATTTCGTTCCGGACAGGCAGGATGTCCTGTGGGGCGGCTACAGCATGGTCCAGGCGACGGTCGACACCCTGGCCGCGGCGCTGTCGGCGGGTCCGCACGACTACTACATCCTGTTGAGCGGCTCCGATTACCCCATCCGGTCGACCGGCGATCTCCTGGCGGAACTCGGCGAGGCGCGGCACGAGTACATCAACCGGCACCGGATGCCGGCGGACCATGTGGGAAAGCCCATCAGCCGTCTCCAGCATCCCTACCGGGCGACCCGGGATCCGCGGAAGCCGCAGGCCCGGATCATCAACGGCTTCCTGAGGCTGCTCCCCAAGCAGGACTACAAGAAGGTGCTCGGCGAACTGGAGCCGCACGGCGGATCCCAGTGGTGGTGTCTTTCCGAGCCCTGCATCCGGTACATCCTGCAGTTCATCGACAGCCGCCCGGAATTCGTTTCCTTCTTCAGGACGGTGAAGATCCCGGACGAAATCATGTTCCACACCATACTGTCCAGGTCGCCCTTCGAGGACCGGGTCAAGCCGGCCCTGATGTTCACGACCTGGGAACAGAAAGGGATGAGCCCGCGAACCCTGACCGCCGCCCAGATCCCGCAGCTGCGGGAAAGCGGGAAGTTCTTCGCCCGGAAATTCGATCTGGATGCCGATCCCGGCATCTTCGACCTCATCGACAGCCAGCTGAGGCGGTAA
- a CDS encoding beta-1,6-N-acetylglucosaminyltransferase, which translates to MKVVYQITLYHKKDQFRWLMAALYNDLDYFMIHIDRNSPESYVRDIVEICGNRPNIHFQRSLPIYWGGWSIVESQLQGLQEAVELWPDWQYFLNISGQDYPLRRREGIVEYLTGLSGSSGIACMPLPDLGISIRRRTWFQCIEFGHRVHRIPLPRADLLVRRIHWKGSGWHILSRSFSEWVVSSPTAMKWRRRCRRVMFPDEFYFQNVIMDSPFRSSRSNDNGRFVLWEQASSRPTVLRRSDFDQMMESGKIFARKFDNDQDIHIVQAIAEKVGHPTPE; encoded by the coding sequence ATGAAAGTTGTTTACCAGATTACCCTGTACCATAAAAAGGATCAGTTCCGATGGTTGATGGCCGCGCTGTACAACGACCTTGATTATTTCATGATTCATATCGACAGGAACTCTCCTGAAAGCTATGTTCGCGATATAGTTGAGATTTGCGGAAATCGCCCAAATATCCATTTCCAACGGTCGCTTCCGATCTATTGGGGCGGCTGGAGCATCGTCGAATCACAGTTGCAAGGCTTGCAGGAGGCCGTCGAACTTTGGCCGGACTGGCAATATTTCCTAAACATAAGTGGTCAGGATTACCCACTCCGCCGCCGTGAAGGCATCGTCGAATATCTGACTGGATTGAGCGGCTCGAGCGGAATAGCATGCATGCCGTTGCCGGACCTCGGCATAAGCATCCGTCGTCGCACATGGTTCCAATGCATTGAATTTGGGCATCGAGTCCACCGGATCCCTTTGCCGAGAGCCGATCTTCTTGTCCGCAGGATACACTGGAAAGGATCTGGATGGCACATTCTCTCGCGCAGCTTCAGCGAGTGGGTCGTATCGAGTCCGACCGCGATGAAGTGGCGCAGACGCTGCAGGCGCGTGATGTTCCCGGATGAGTTCTATTTCCAGAACGTCATCATGGACAGCCCTTTCCGATCGTCGCGGTCCAACGACAACGGCAGGTTCGTGCTGTGGGAGCAGGCCTCTTCCCGTCCCACCGTGCTGCGCAGGAGCGATTTCGACCAGATGATGGAAAGCGGAAAGATATTCGCCCGCAAGTTCGACAACGACCAGGACATCCACATCGTCCAGGCCATCGCCGAAAAGGTCGGCCATCCGACGCCCGAGTAA
- a CDS encoding vitamin B12-dependent ribonucleotide reductase, whose translation MRIERRFTTEGKDAYDGIEFRRTTSEIRNPDGSVVFQLADIDVPADWSQVACDILAQKYFRKAGIPAALKAVEENTVPSWLWRKVADEEALKRVSKENRLVGETSARQVFDRLAGTWTYWGWQGGYFDAESDARAFFDEMRYMLCRQMAAPNSPQWFNTGLHWAYGIDGPAQGHYYVDFRTGELTASESAYEHPQPHACFIQGVRDDLVGDGGIMDLWVREARLFKYGSGTGSNFSKVRGDGEKLSGGGRSSGLMSFLKIGDRAAGAIKSGGTTRRAAKMVTVDLDHPDIEAYIDWKVTEEQKVAALVAGSKLASKHMNAVMAAATEGFSPTDPKRLDPKENKALKKAVVAARKAMIPENYVQRVIQFAGQGYTSIQFKTYDTDWDSEAYLTVSGQNSNNSVRISNDFIEAVLDDADWQLIRRTDGKVAKTLKARDLWEKIGEAAWACADPGVQFDTTINEWHTCPASGRINASNPCSEYMFLDDTACNLASLNLMTFRSADGEFDIESFEHACRLWTVVLEISVLMAQFPSKEIAQLSYEFRTLGLGYANLGGLLMAAGISYDSDEGRALCGAITAVMTGVSYATSAEMAQELGTFPGYEINRDHMLRVIRNHRRAAYGDASGNGPEYEGLSVLPVAIREGECPNRDLVAAARRAWDNALELGELYGFRNAQATVIAPTGTIGLVMDCDTTGIEPDFALVKFKKLAGGGYFKIINRVVPEALRKLGYTPGQIESIERYAVGHGTLKTAPGVNHAALKAKGFTDETLKALEQGLGNAFDIKFAFNKWSLGAEFCTEVLGIPAAALDDFGFDMLAHLGFSRAEIDAANTYCCGAMTLEGAPHLREEHLSVFDCANPCGRIGKRYLSTESHIRMMAAAQPFISGAISKTINMPNSATVEQCKDAYMLSWRLGTKANALYRDGSKLSQPLSSSILEGEDESEEEDTVQAIIDAPPAERAPMVAERIVEKVVERMRERADREKLPHRRKGYTQKAVVGGHKVYLRTGEYEDGRLGEIFIDMHKEGAAFRSLMNNFAIAISIGLQYGVPLEEFVEAFTFVRFEPSGPVQGNDAIKMATSVIDYIFRELAISYLQRTDLSHATPDDLFPDSLGTGDGEGNLPPAAERFTKDTLDAVQKVASKGYVRSNLRVLPGGQSTRGVAAMAMATGSQATALAGGATLGNEATARALSPEQSQPAVAVAVATAPAADQRMERIREARAKGYEGDPCGECGNMTLVRNGTCMKCDTCGSTTGCS comes from the coding sequence ATGCGGATTGAGCGACGTTTCACGACCGAAGGAAAGGACGCCTACGACGGAATCGAGTTCCGCCGTACCACCAGCGAGATCCGCAATCCCGATGGCTCGGTCGTGTTCCAGCTCGCCGACATCGACGTCCCGGCCGACTGGAGCCAGGTCGCCTGCGACATCCTTGCGCAGAAGTATTTCCGCAAAGCCGGCATCCCCGCGGCCCTGAAGGCGGTCGAGGAGAACACGGTCCCCAGCTGGCTGTGGCGCAAGGTCGCCGACGAGGAGGCGCTGAAGCGGGTCTCCAAGGAGAACCGGCTGGTCGGCGAGACCTCGGCCCGGCAGGTGTTCGACCGGCTGGCCGGCACCTGGACCTACTGGGGCTGGCAGGGCGGCTATTTCGACGCCGAGTCGGACGCGCGCGCCTTCTTCGACGAGATGCGCTACATGCTGTGCCGCCAGATGGCGGCGCCCAACAGCCCGCAATGGTTCAACACCGGCCTGCACTGGGCCTACGGCATCGACGGCCCCGCCCAGGGCCACTACTACGTCGATTTCCGCACCGGCGAGCTGACCGCGTCCGAGTCGGCCTACGAGCACCCGCAGCCGCACGCCTGCTTCATCCAGGGCGTCCGCGACGACCTGGTCGGCGACGGCGGCATCATGGACCTGTGGGTGCGCGAGGCGCGCCTGTTCAAGTACGGCTCCGGCACCGGCTCCAACTTCTCCAAGGTCCGCGGCGACGGCGAGAAGCTGTCGGGCGGCGGCCGGTCCTCCGGCCTGATGAGCTTCCTGAAGATCGGCGATCGCGCCGCGGGCGCCATCAAGTCCGGCGGCACCACCCGGCGCGCCGCCAAGATGGTCACGGTCGACCTCGACCACCCGGACATCGAGGCCTACATCGACTGGAAGGTCACCGAGGAGCAGAAGGTCGCGGCGCTGGTCGCCGGCTCCAAGCTCGCCTCCAAGCACATGAACGCGGTCATGGCCGCCGCCACCGAGGGATTCTCCCCGACCGACCCGAAGCGCCTGGACCCCAAGGAGAACAAGGCGCTGAAGAAGGCCGTCGTCGCCGCCCGCAAGGCGATGATCCCGGAGAACTACGTCCAGCGCGTGATCCAGTTCGCCGGCCAGGGCTACACCTCGATCCAGTTCAAGACCTACGACACCGACTGGGATTCGGAAGCCTACCTGACCGTCTCGGGCCAGAACTCCAACAATTCGGTCCGGATCTCCAACGACTTCATCGAGGCCGTGCTGGACGATGCCGACTGGCAGCTGATCCGCCGCACCGACGGCAAGGTCGCCAAGACCCTCAAGGCCCGCGACCTGTGGGAGAAGATCGGCGAAGCGGCCTGGGCCTGCGCCGATCCGGGAGTCCAGTTCGACACCACCATCAACGAGTGGCACACCTGCCCGGCGTCCGGCCGCATCAACGCGTCGAACCCGTGCTCGGAATACATGTTCCTGGACGATACGGCGTGCAATCTGGCGTCGCTGAACCTCATGACCTTCCGCAGCGCCGACGGCGAGTTCGACATCGAGTCGTTCGAGCATGCCTGCCGGCTGTGGACCGTCGTGCTGGAAATCTCCGTGCTGATGGCCCAGTTCCCGTCCAAGGAGATCGCCCAGCTCAGCTACGAGTTCCGCACGCTGGGCCTCGGCTACGCCAACCTGGGCGGCCTGCTGATGGCGGCCGGCATCTCCTATGACAGCGACGAGGGCCGCGCGCTGTGCGGCGCCATCACCGCCGTCATGACCGGCGTGTCCTACGCGACCTCGGCCGAGATGGCGCAGGAGCTGGGCACCTTCCCCGGCTACGAGATCAACCGCGACCACATGCTGCGGGTGATCCGCAACCACCGCCGCGCCGCCTATGGCGACGCGTCCGGCAACGGCCCGGAGTACGAGGGCCTGTCGGTCCTGCCGGTCGCGATCCGGGAGGGCGAGTGCCCGAACCGGGACCTGGTCGCGGCGGCCCGGCGCGCCTGGGACAATGCGCTGGAGCTGGGCGAGCTGTACGGCTTCCGCAACGCCCAGGCCACGGTGATCGCCCCCACGGGCACCATCGGCCTGGTGATGGACTGCGACACCACCGGCATCGAGCCGGACTTCGCCCTGGTGAAGTTCAAGAAGCTGGCCGGCGGCGGCTACTTCAAGATCATCAACCGGGTGGTGCCCGAGGCGCTGCGCAAGCTGGGCTACACGCCCGGGCAGATCGAATCGATCGAGCGGTACGCCGTCGGCCACGGCACGCTCAAGACCGCGCCCGGCGTCAACCACGCCGCACTGAAGGCCAAGGGCTTCACCGACGAGACGCTGAAGGCGCTGGAGCAGGGCCTCGGCAACGCCTTCGATATCAAGTTCGCCTTCAACAAGTGGTCGCTGGGCGCCGAGTTCTGCACCGAGGTGCTGGGCATCCCGGCCGCCGCGCTGGACGACTTCGGCTTCGACATGCTGGCCCACCTGGGCTTCTCGCGGGCCGAGATCGACGCGGCGAACACCTACTGCTGCGGCGCCATGACGCTGGAGGGCGCCCCGCACCTCCGCGAGGAGCACCTGTCGGTGTTCGACTGCGCCAACCCCTGCGGCCGGATCGGCAAGCGGTATCTCTCGACCGAGAGCCACATCCGCATGATGGCGGCGGCCCAGCCCTTCATCTCGGGCGCCATCTCCAAGACCATCAACATGCCGAACTCGGCCACGGTCGAGCAGTGCAAGGACGCCTACATGCTGTCCTGGCGCCTGGGCACCAAGGCCAACGCGCTGTACCGCGACGGCTCCAAGCTCAGCCAGCCTCTGTCCAGCAGCATCCTGGAAGGCGAGGACGAGTCGGAGGAAGAGGATACCGTCCAGGCCATCATCGACGCCCCGCCGGCCGAGCGGGCGCCGATGGTCGCGGAGCGGATCGTCGAGAAGGTGGTCGAGCGCATGCGCGAGCGCGCCGACCGGGAGAAGCTTCCCCACCGGCGCAAGGGCTACACTCAGAAGGCGGTGGTCGGCGGCCACAAGGTCTATCTGCGCACCGGCGAGTACGAGGACGGCCGGCTGGGCGAGATCTTCATCGACATGCACAAGGAAGGCGCCGCCTTCCGGTCGCTGATGAACAACTTCGCCATCGCGATCTCGATCGGCCTGCAGTACGGCGTGCCGCTGGAGGAATTCGTGGAAGCCTTCACCTTCGTCCGTTTCGAGCCGTCGGGTCCGGTCCAGGGCAACGACGCGATCAAGATGGCGACCTCGGTGATCGACTACATCTTCCGCGAGCTGGCGATCAGCTACCTGCAGCGCACCGACCTGTCCCACGCCACCCCGGACGACCTGTTCCCGGACAGCCTCGGCACCGGCGACGGCGAAGGCAACCTGCCCCCGGCGGCGGAGCGTTTCACCAAGGACACGCTCGACGCCGTGCAGAAGGTCGCCAGCAAGGGCTATGTCCGGTCCAACCTGCGCGTCCTGCCGGGCGGCCAGTCAACCCGCGGGGTCGCTGCCATGGCGATGGCGACGGGCAGCCAGGCGACCGCTCTGGCCGGCGGCGCCACGCTGGGCAACGAGGCGACGGCCCGCGCGCTGTCCCCCGAACAGTCCCAGCCGGCCGTCGCCGTGGCGGTCGCGACGGCGCCGGCGGCCGACCAGCGGATGGAGCGGATCCGCGAGGCCCGCGCCAAGGGTTATGAGGGCGATCCCTGTGGCGAGTGCGGGAACATGACCCTGGTTCGCAACGGCACCTGCATGAAGTGCGACACCTGCGGGTCCACGACCGGCTGCTCCTGA
- a CDS encoding NADH:ubiquinone oxidoreductase subunit NDUFA12: MKERISFNTFLSNLQIRLFTWRRGELVGTDQFGNVYYREKKAKGRRERRWVLYNGEPEATKVPPEWHGWLHFTVNEPLKENSAFHKPWQKPHVPNATGSLGAYRPPGHTLEGGQRERATGDYEPWTPG, translated from the coding sequence ATGAAAGAACGCATATCCTTCAATACGTTTCTGTCCAACCTGCAGATCCGCCTGTTCACGTGGCGCCGCGGCGAGCTGGTCGGAACGGACCAGTTCGGCAACGTGTACTACCGCGAAAAGAAAGCCAAGGGCCGGCGGGAGCGCCGCTGGGTCCTCTACAACGGCGAGCCCGAAGCGACCAAGGTTCCGCCGGAATGGCACGGCTGGCTGCACTTCACGGTCAATGAGCCGTTGAAGGAGAACAGCGCGTTCCACAAGCCCTGGCAGAAGCCCCACGTGCCCAACGCCACCGGCAGCCTCGGCGCCTACCGGCCGCCGGGCCACACGCTGGAGGGCGGCCAGCGGGAGCGCGCCACCGGCGACTATGAACCGTGGACGCCGGGCTGA
- the mlaD gene encoding outer membrane lipid asymmetry maintenance protein MlaD, which yields MRRNTIETVLGGVVIAVAGFFLVFAYTSADLRRVEGYEVSANFSSVGGLQSGSDVRISGVKVGTVTSQSLDPATYLAVVRMTIDPSIKLPKDTVALIASESLLGGKYMALEPGGDPDLIQPGGRIDFTQSTPGLEQLLGQVIFSMQSGGQQGQAQGQGAETPPAPPAAGGGLLGN from the coding sequence ATGCGCAGGAATACCATTGAAACCGTGCTCGGCGGTGTCGTCATCGCCGTGGCGGGTTTCTTTTTGGTCTTTGCCTATACCAGCGCCGACCTGAGGCGGGTCGAGGGCTACGAGGTCTCGGCCAACTTCTCCAGCGTCGGCGGCCTGCAGAGCGGCAGCGACGTCCGCATCAGCGGCGTCAAGGTCGGCACCGTGACCAGCCAGAGCCTCGATCCGGCCACATATCTGGCCGTCGTCCGAATGACCATCGATCCCAGCATCAAGCTGCCCAAGGACACGGTCGCGCTGATCGCCAGCGAGAGCCTGCTGGGCGGCAAGTACATGGCGCTGGAGCCGGGCGGCGACCCGGACCTCATCCAGCCCGGCGGCCGGATCGACTTCACCCAGTCCACCCCCGGCCTGGAACAGCTGCTGGGCCAGGTCATCTTCAGCATGCAAAGCGGCGGACAGCAGGGACAGGCTCAGGGACAGGGCGCCGAGACCCCGCCGGCGCCCCCCGCGGCGGGCGGCGGCCTGCTGGGCAACTGA
- a CDS encoding class I SAM-dependent methyltransferase has product MIDRTGPSQRWDACGYAENARFVADLGLPVVDLLAPRPGERILDLGCGDGALTEKLAAAGCRVVGVDASPELTVAARARGIEVHLMDGHALAVGGGFDAVFSNAALHWMLRPDDVIAGVWNALRPGGRFVGEFGGAGNVARIVDALEAALDRRGIDGKAANPWFFPTPADYAARLAAAGFQVRSCELIERPTPLPTGMAGWLATFAGSFLAAVPEGERSAVLNEVMAAIAPHLLKSDGTWYADYVRLRFAADRPGD; this is encoded by the coding sequence ATGATCGACCGGACCGGACCTTCGCAGCGCTGGGATGCCTGCGGCTATGCGGAGAACGCCCGGTTCGTCGCGGATCTCGGCCTGCCGGTCGTCGACCTGCTGGCCCCCCGGCCGGGCGAGCGGATCCTCGACCTGGGCTGCGGCGACGGTGCGCTGACGGAGAAGCTCGCGGCCGCCGGTTGCCGGGTGGTCGGCGTGGATGCCAGCCCCGAGCTGACCGTGGCGGCGCGGGCGCGCGGGATCGAGGTCCATCTGATGGACGGACATGCGCTGGCCGTGGGCGGCGGGTTCGATGCCGTCTTCTCCAACGCGGCGCTGCACTGGATGCTGCGGCCGGACGACGTGATCGCCGGGGTGTGGAACGCGCTGAGACCCGGCGGCCGGTTCGTCGGCGAGTTCGGCGGCGCCGGCAACGTCGCGCGGATCGTCGATGCGCTGGAGGCGGCGCTGGACCGGCGCGGCATCGACGGCAAGGCCGCAAATCCCTGGTTCTTCCCGACGCCGGCGGATTATGCCGCCAGGCTGGCGGCGGCAGGATTCCAGGTACGCTCTTGCGAGCTGATCGAGCGGCCGACGCCCTTGCCGACCGGGATGGCCGGCTGGCTCGCGACCTTCGCCGGCAGCTTCCTCGCCGCCGTGCCGGAGGGGGAGCGGAGCGCCGTCCTGAACGAGGTGATGGCGGCGATCGCCCCGCACCTGTTGAAATCCGACGGCACCTGGTACGCCGACTATGTCCGCCTGCGGTTCGCCGCCGACAGGCCGGGCGACTGA
- a CDS encoding DUF2155 domain-containing protein — MDRRNIAAGIAGTAFAVLAFAALAVPASAQTGASEGMESMPHAVLQGLDKVTARVVTIEVPVGQPVEFGSLRITAQTCRKASPVEPPESAAFLEILEERPDEATEALFSGWMFASSPALSALEHPVYDIWVIDCK, encoded by the coding sequence ATGGACAGACGGAACATCGCGGCCGGCATCGCCGGCACTGCCTTCGCGGTCCTGGCCTTCGCAGCCCTGGCGGTGCCCGCCTCGGCGCAGACCGGCGCGTCGGAAGGGATGGAGAGCATGCCCCATGCCGTGCTCCAGGGGCTGGACAAGGTGACCGCCCGAGTCGTGACGATCGAGGTGCCGGTCGGCCAGCCGGTCGAGTTCGGCTCCCTGCGCATCACCGCGCAGACCTGCCGCAAGGCGTCGCCGGTCGAGCCGCCGGAATCGGCGGCGTTCCTGGAGATCCTGGAGGAACGGCCGGACGAGGCGACCGAGGCGCTGTTCAGCGGCTGGATGTTCGCCTCCAGCCCCGCGCTCTCCGCGCTGGAGCACCCGGTCTACGATATCTGGGTGATCGACTGCAAATAG
- the aat gene encoding leucyl/phenylalanyl-tRNA--protein transferase, which produces MTGLTAQLLLRAYAAGIFPMAESAESDELYWFDPEQRGILPLDDMHVPRRLRRTVRSGRFEVRVDSDFHGVIQGCAEATRDRPKTWINGEIIRLYSVLFDLGFAHSVESWRDGQLVGGLYGVALGGAFFGESMFSRETDASKVALVHLVARLRRNGFTLLDTQFVTEHLSQFGTVEIPRSSYRAQLARALQVTPDFTAGTEQEVIDAYLQSITQIS; this is translated from the coding sequence ATGACTGGTTTGACGGCACAGCTTCTGCTGCGAGCCTATGCCGCCGGGATTTTCCCCATGGCGGAGAGTGCGGAATCCGACGAACTCTACTGGTTTGACCCCGAACAGCGCGGCATCCTGCCGCTCGACGACATGCATGTCCCGCGCCGCCTGCGCCGGACCGTCCGGAGCGGGCGTTTCGAGGTCCGCGTCGACAGCGATTTCCACGGCGTCATCCAGGGCTGCGCCGAAGCGACCCGGGACCGGCCGAAGACCTGGATCAACGGCGAGATCATCCGGCTCTATTCGGTCCTGTTCGACCTGGGCTTCGCCCACTCCGTCGAGTCGTGGCGCGACGGCCAGCTCGTGGGCGGGCTCTACGGCGTGGCGCTGGGCGGCGCCTTCTTCGGGGAAAGCATGTTCAGCCGGGAGACCGACGCCAGCAAGGTGGCGCTGGTCCATCTGGTCGCACGCCTGCGCCGCAACGGCTTCACCCTGCTGGACACCCAGTTCGTGACCGAGCACCTCAGCCAGTTCGGCACGGTGGAGATCCCCCGGTCAAGCTATCGGGCGCAGCTCGCCCGCGCGCTCCAGGTCACGCCCGACTTCACCGCCGGGACCGAGCAGGAGGTGATCGACGCCTATTTGCAGTCGATCACCCAGATATCGTAG